The sequence TGCAAACATGAAAACAGATATCTACAATTATAAAAATATTTCAACAGAGGATTACTACTATTCGCTTCCATCAGAACGAATTGCAAAATTTCCATTAGCCAAAAGAGACCAGTCGAAATTGTTAGTTTATAAAAATGAAAATATCTATCACGACCGATTTTTCAACATTACAAAATTTATAGAAAAAGATAGTTTAATTGTTCTTAATAATACAAAAGTTATTCAGGCTCGATTGAATTTTCGGAAGGAAACCGGAGCAAAAATTGAGATATTTTGTTTAGAGCCTTATAAACCAAGTGATTATGAATTTTGTTTGAATCAAACCAAAAAATGCGAATGGAAATGTACGGTTGGAAATTTGCGAAAATGGAAAAATGAAATTCTTTTGAAGACTTTTTCAATTGAAAATGAAGATATTAAACTTTCAGCAAAATTATTGAAAAGGCAAACTGAATATCAAATTGTCGAATTTAGCTGGAAGAATGAGAAAATTTCGTTTGCAGAAATTCTTGAAACTTTGGGTGAGACTCCTATCCCACCCTATCTGAACAGGAATGCTGTGGAGAATGATAAAAAAAACTATCAAACTATATATTCAAAACCGGAAGGCTCTGTTGCGGCTCCAACTGCCGGTTTGCATTTTACTGAACCAGTATTTCTGGGAATTAGCAAGAAACAGATAAAAATTGAAGAGTTGACTTTACATGTTGGCGCCGGGACTTTTCGTCCTGTGAAAGCCAAAACAATTGGTGAACATGAAATGCATACCGAAACTATTTTTGTTTCAAAGAAATTAATAAACTCCTTGATTTCGAAACTTGGGAAAATTGTGGCTGTTGGCACTACATCGCTACGTACGCTTGAAACTATCTATTGGCTTGGTGTGAAAATTATGGATACAAATGTCTTCAAAGAGTGTAGTTTTGAGATTTCCCAATGGGAGTCGTATAATTTGCCTCAAAATATAGAAACAAATGAATCGCTGCAAACCGTAGTTAAATATATGGAAACCAATGGTGTTGAAACTATTGAATGCAAAACTCAAATAATAATTGTGCCCGGCTACAAATTTCGAATTGTCAATAGCTTAATCACAAATTTCCATATGCCAAAAAGCACTTTGTTGCTGTTGATTGCAGCTTTTATTGGAAATGACTGGAAAAAAGTTTATTCAAATGCATTAGAAAATGATTATAGATTTTTGAGCTATGGAGATAGTTCGATTCTGATTCGAGGGAACTTCTAAAAATGCAAACTCCTAGTGTCATGTCAAGCATAATCTTTCAGCCCAAGTTTTGTTCTTCTCCAGTTTTGCTTTATAAAAAAATGACTCACTTAGCTTCGGCTATGCTTACTTTTTTTTATTTCGTAAAACAGAAAAATAATTGCAACTTAACCGAAACTTTATGCTTGACATGACACTAGGTTATTTCAAAATTTTAAGATGCTCATTTACAAAAGTAAACTCCGCTATTAAAATTTTTTACGCCTTGAATTTTACTATTTTTAGAACTCCTCTTGAGATTAATTGTAAGAATAAATGAAACAATTTATAGCTTAATTCATTTCCATTTCAATAACTTCATATTCTACCAGTAATTCAACGATATCAAGAATTTCAGAAGCGTGTTCTTTATCTATTTCGGCTTTTTTAATTATGTCATAAATACTTTGGGTTTCTGCACTGGGAAAAGGTAAATTATAAAGAAAATTTCCCTGAGCAATTGTCAAACTGATTTTTCGCTCTTTAGGTTGTCGTCCGGTTCCAATCCAAATTGCTACGCTGCTAAAATATTGACTATTGCGGGCTAATGAAAATCTGGCACCGGCATTTTTCTTTTCTCGAATTTTTTTCTCAAAGCCATTTAATAATTGATTTTTTTCGAATAGTGTATCAAGATCGATTTCCATTGTTATTTTTCGTCTCTTTAGAGAATATCTAAAATATGGACGCTTTTTTTCGTAAACTTCCTCTTTCTCTAAAATCCCAACAATTGTCATGGCTTCCATAAAATCCTGAACAGTACGAATATGGAGATTTAATCGTGAGGCTGCTTCAGAAGATGAGATATTGCGATAATTAACCAATAATTTAAATAGTGGTTCCGCATGTTCCTTCGATATGAATGATCCTAATATTGCTGCTTCTTTAAAATTCATTCTGTTCTTATTTTCTCTACTTTTATTTTTCTATTTCTATTTGTTTTATGCCTAAGTATATTTGTTTTGAGTTTTTATTCAATGAAAGGATTTAACTTAAGTGAATTAAATTTATCAATTATTCTAACAGCATTTCCGTTTTTGTGCAATTCGAAAAATTCTATAAACAATTGGCCTAATGATGCGCACAATTGATCGAAGGAGAAAACATCCTTGTATTTCAAATAATCGTTTTTGGTAATTAAAACTGCAACATTTCCTGATTTGTCAAATGAAACCCATGATTC comes from Bacteroidota bacterium and encodes:
- a CDS encoding S-adenosylmethionine:tRNA ribosyltransferase-isomerase, which produces MKTDIYNYKNISTEDYYYSLPSERIAKFPLAKRDQSKLLVYKNENIYHDRFFNITKFIEKDSLIVLNNTKVIQARLNFRKETGAKIEIFCLEPYKPSDYEFCLNQTKKCEWKCTVGNLRKWKNEILLKTFSIENEDIKLSAKLLKRQTEYQIVEFSWKNEKISFAEILETLGETPIPPYLNRNAVENDKKNYQTIYSKPEGSVAAPTAGLHFTEPVFLGISKKQIKIEELTLHVGAGTFRPVKAKTIGEHEMHTETIFVSKKLINSLISKLGKIVAVGTTSLRTLETIYWLGVKIMDTNVFKECSFEISQWESYNLPQNIETNESLQTVVKYMETNGVETIECKTQIIIVPGYKFRIVNSLITNFHMPKSTLLLLIAAFIGNDWKKVYSNALENDYRFLSYGDSSILIRGNF